A region of Sphingomonas crusticola DNA encodes the following proteins:
- a CDS encoding helicase C-terminal domain-containing protein, giving the protein MSNQTSPPLPALHATHGGIWLASAEGTRALERGEAIARVSETPTILLNAPLVAARLGLSELSGLDLLELYAFVHPARFAVPTPAGLARALGLEPPEDDSAAASFLRAAAATLLATLGNPHWPEREGAWTAAQSLGRMRWPWANLIAPLIAKPEQGERWLFARLPQWEEAAPRPDPRPHRQQDADTLARLARLVGSGAEPREGQKAYAAAAARAFDPREDAGRPHFVLAEAGTGIGKTLGYLAPASLHAAEAGGPVWVSTYTKALQRQLAAESARVFPDDRIRREKVVVRKGRENYLCLLNLEDALQGGFQNRAAILAQLVARWAAYTRDGDMVGGDLPGWLATLFRRAGSTALTDRRGECVYAGCPHYRKCFIERASRAAEQADLVIANHALVMILGSRRMDEGRPLARIVFDEGHHLFDAADSTFAAALTGQETIELRRWILGPESKARGRRRGLAARLLDLASYDEEGHRAIEQASAAARELPGDGWLGRLSEDLPLGPLEKLFAAVRGTTYARASAADAGYGIETHAAELDVSLIEAAAPAVEALEQLVRPLARLRQRLQAVLEDAPDWLDSAARARVEGALAGLVNRSQTLAAWIAMLVRLGGPADPDFVDWLAVDRVEGREYDIGLHRRWLDPTRPLAETVLKPAHGLIVTSATLRGGEDWTGAEARSGAVHLDRAAMRFAAPSPFDYAAQAEVLIVTDIKRGDTAALAGAYARLIEASGGGTLGLFTAIQRLRAVHARIADRLAREGLPLYAQHVDPIDTGTLVDIFRDDPRASLLGTDALRDGVDVPGESLRTVVMEGVPWPRPTVLHAARRAAGGGTAHDDRIVRARLAQAFGRLIRRAGDRGTFVLLSSATPSRLLDAFPSGVTIARVTLQEAVNRVASRLPSVASLRHQEAGEEAKG; this is encoded by the coding sequence GTGAGCAACCAGACGAGCCCGCCGCTCCCCGCGCTCCACGCGACCCATGGCGGCATCTGGCTGGCAAGCGCAGAGGGAACACGCGCGCTCGAGCGGGGCGAGGCGATCGCGCGTGTCTCCGAAACGCCGACAATTTTGCTCAACGCGCCGCTGGTGGCGGCAAGACTTGGGCTAAGCGAGCTGTCGGGACTCGACCTGCTGGAACTCTATGCCTTCGTCCATCCGGCGCGTTTCGCGGTGCCGACGCCCGCGGGGCTGGCGCGTGCGCTTGGGTTGGAGCCGCCGGAGGATGATAGCGCCGCCGCTTCTTTCCTGCGCGCCGCGGCAGCGACGTTGTTGGCGACGTTAGGTAACCCGCACTGGCCGGAGCGGGAGGGCGCGTGGACGGCGGCCCAATCGCTCGGCCGGATGCGCTGGCCGTGGGCCAATCTGATAGCCCCGCTGATCGCCAAGCCGGAGCAGGGGGAGCGTTGGCTGTTCGCCCGTCTGCCGCAATGGGAAGAAGCTGCGCCCCGCCCCGACCCGCGCCCGCACCGTCAGCAGGATGCTGACACGCTCGCGCGGCTGGCAAGGCTGGTGGGCTCCGGCGCGGAGCCGCGTGAAGGGCAAAAAGCCTATGCCGCGGCCGCAGCGCGCGCCTTCGATCCGCGTGAAGATGCCGGCCGTCCTCACTTTGTGCTGGCCGAAGCCGGCACCGGTATCGGCAAGACGCTGGGCTATCTCGCACCGGCCTCGCTCCATGCCGCTGAAGCGGGCGGCCCGGTCTGGGTATCGACCTACACCAAAGCGCTTCAGCGCCAGCTTGCCGCTGAGAGTGCGCGTGTTTTTCCAGACGACAGGATCCGGCGCGAGAAGGTCGTCGTCCGCAAGGGCCGCGAAAATTATCTGTGCCTGCTCAATCTGGAGGACGCGCTGCAGGGCGGCTTCCAAAATCGCGCCGCGATCCTGGCGCAATTGGTCGCACGCTGGGCCGCCTATACGCGCGACGGCGACATGGTCGGCGGCGATCTGCCCGGCTGGCTGGCGACCCTGTTCCGCCGGGCCGGCTCCACCGCGCTGACCGATCGGCGCGGCGAATGCGTCTATGCGGGCTGCCCGCATTACCGGAAATGCTTCATCGAGCGCGCCAGCCGTGCCGCGGAGCAGGCCGATCTGGTGATCGCCAACCACGCGCTCGTCATGATCCTTGGGTCGCGCCGGATGGATGAAGGTCGTCCGCTGGCGCGGATCGTGTTCGACGAGGGGCATCATCTGTTCGATGCCGCCGACTCGACCTTTGCCGCCGCACTGACGGGGCAGGAGACGATCGAGCTCCGGCGTTGGATATTGGGGCCGGAATCGAAGGCGCGCGGGCGGCGGCGCGGGTTGGCGGCGCGGCTGCTCGACCTCGCTTCCTATGACGAGGAGGGGCACCGCGCGATCGAGCAAGCCTCGGCCGCGGCGCGCGAATTGCCGGGCGACGGCTGGCTCGGGCGGCTTTCCGAGGATCTGCCGCTTGGCCCGCTGGAGAAGCTGTTCGCGGCAGTGCGCGGTACGACCTATGCGCGGGCGAGCGCCGCCGATGCAGGCTACGGCATCGAGACGCATGCTGCCGAACTAGACGTGAGCCTGATTGAAGCGGCGGCGCCCGCGGTCGAAGCGCTGGAGCAACTCGTGCGACCACTCGCGCGGCTGCGTCAGCGCCTCCAGGCGGTATTGGAGGATGCGCCCGACTGGCTGGATAGCGCCGCCCGCGCCCGGGTCGAGGGGGCGCTAGCGGGGCTGGTCAATCGCAGCCAGACGCTCGCCGCCTGGATTGCGATGCTGGTTCGGCTGGGCGGGCCGGCCGATCCCGATTTCGTCGACTGGCTTGCGGTCGATCGGGTCGAGGGACGCGAATATGATATCGGTCTGCATCGTCGCTGGCTCGACCCGACCAGGCCGCTTGCCGAAACCGTGCTCAAGCCGGCGCACGGCTTGATCGTCACCTCGGCGACGCTTCGCGGCGGCGAGGATTGGACGGGGGCGGAGGCGCGCAGCGGCGCGGTCCATCTCGATCGCGCGGCGATGCGCTTCGCGGCGCCATCCCCATTCGATTATGCGGCACAGGCCGAGGTGCTGATCGTCACCGACATCAAACGGGGCGACACCGCCGCGCTCGCCGGCGCCTATGCCCGGCTGATCGAGGCGTCGGGCGGCGGCACGCTTGGTCTGTTCACCGCCATCCAGCGGCTGCGTGCGGTCCATGCCCGTATTGCGGATCGTCTCGCCCGCGAAGGATTGCCGCTTTACGCGCAGCATGTCGATCCGATCGATACCGGCACCCTCGTGGATATCTTCCGGGACGATCCGCGCGCCAGCCTGCTTGGCACCGATGCCTTGCGCGACGGGGTGGACGTGCCGGGGGAATCGCTGCGAACGGTGGTGATGGAAGGCGTGCCCTGGCCGCGCCCGACAGTGCTCCATGCTGCCCGCCGTGCCGCCGGCGGGGGCACGGCACATGATGACCGTATTGTCCGCGCGCGCCTCGCGCAGGCGTTCGGCCGCCTGATCCGCCGGGCGGGCGATCGCGGTACTTTCGTGCTGCTCTCATCGGCAACGCCGTCGCGGCTGCTGGACGCTTTTCCGTCGGGCGTCACGATCGCGCGCGTCACGCTGCAAGAAGCGGTGAACCGCGTCGCATCGCGACTTCCTTCCGTCGCATCTTTGCGCCATCAGGAGGCCGGCGAGGAAGCGAAGGGTTAG
- a CDS encoding lysine--tRNA ligase encodes MANDLRDAALASKAWPFEEARKLLARYSDGAPAKGHILFETGYGPSGLPHIGTFNEVLRTTMVRHAYEAISDIPTRLVAFSDDMDGLRKVPDNVPNQAMLTENLGKPLTRIPDPFGKFESFAHHNNAMLRDFLDRFGFEYEFLSSTEYYAAGRFDDALRNVLRHYDAIMAVMLPTLRQERQATYSPVLPIDPKTGVVLQVPVEVVDADAGTIRYTAPDGDTIVASALGGAAKLQWKVDWAMRWAALGVDYEMSGKDLIDSVIQSSKICRVLGARPPEGFNYEMFLDEHGEKISKSKGNGLSLDQWLTYGPPESLAYFAYREPKRAKQLHIGVIPRAIDDYWKSVADYPAQGLPQQLGNPVHHIHNGDVPAEPLPISFGLLLNLVGVIGNADQAVVRDYLQAYRPGTQHSALDALIGHALAYHRDYVAPTLQRRPPTAEEATALRDLDARLAGLGDVEDLTAAAQNEVYEVGKVHYGQERLRDWFKALYETLLGSEQGPRMGSFIALYGLDNSRRLIAEALAQAA; translated from the coding sequence ATGGCAAACGATCTGCGTGACGCCGCGCTCGCCTCCAAGGCGTGGCCCTTTGAAGAAGCGCGCAAGCTGCTGGCGCGCTATTCGGACGGCGCGCCCGCCAAGGGCCATATCCTGTTCGAAACCGGCTACGGCCCTTCGGGCTTGCCGCATATTGGTACCTTCAACGAGGTGCTCCGCACCACCATGGTGCGCCACGCCTATGAGGCGATCTCGGATATTCCTACCCGCCTGGTCGCGTTCAGCGACGACATGGACGGCCTGCGTAAGGTTCCCGACAATGTTCCCAATCAGGCGATGCTGACCGAAAATCTCGGCAAGCCGCTGACACGCATCCCCGATCCCTTCGGCAAATTCGAATCGTTCGCGCACCATAACAATGCGATGTTACGCGACTTTCTCGACCGGTTCGGCTTCGAATATGAATTCCTGTCGTCGACCGAATATTATGCAGCCGGCAGGTTCGACGATGCCCTGCGCAACGTGCTGCGTCATTATGATGCGATCATGGCGGTGATGCTGCCGACTTTACGACAGGAGCGGCAGGCGACCTATTCGCCGGTGCTGCCGATCGATCCTAAGACAGGCGTCGTGCTGCAAGTTCCCGTCGAGGTCGTCGACGCGGATGCCGGTACGATCCGCTATACCGCGCCCGATGGCGATACGATTGTCGCCAGCGCGCTTGGCGGCGCCGCCAAGCTGCAATGGAAGGTCGACTGGGCGATGCGCTGGGCCGCGCTCGGCGTCGATTACGAAATGTCCGGCAAGGACCTGATCGATTCGGTCATCCAATCCTCGAAAATCTGCCGCGTGCTCGGTGCGCGACCTCCCGAGGGTTTCAACTATGAGATGTTCCTCGACGAGCATGGCGAGAAGATTTCGAAGTCGAAGGGTAACGGCCTCAGCCTCGATCAATGGCTGACTTATGGCCCACCCGAAAGCCTGGCCTATTTCGCCTATCGCGAGCCCAAGCGCGCGAAGCAGCTACACATCGGCGTGATCCCGCGCGCGATCGACGATTATTGGAAGTCGGTGGCGGACTATCCGGCGCAGGGCCTGCCACAGCAGCTCGGCAATCCGGTCCACCACATTCACAATGGCGACGTGCCGGCCGAGCCGCTGCCCATCAGCTTCGGGCTGTTGCTCAATCTGGTCGGCGTGATCGGCAATGCCGATCAGGCGGTCGTGCGCGATTATCTCCAGGCGTATCGCCCCGGCACACAGCATTCGGCATTGGACGCGCTGATCGGCCACGCCCTCGCCTACCACCGCGACTATGTCGCGCCGACGCTGCAGCGTCGCCCGCCCACCGCCGAGGAAGCGACGGCCTTGCGCGATCTGGATGCCCGCCTTGCCGGGCTGGGTGACGTGGAGGACCTGACGGCCGCCGCACAGAACGAGGTCTACGAGGTCGGCAAGGTTCATTACGGGCAGGAACGGCTGCGCGACTGGTTCAAGGCGCTCTACGAGACTTTGCTCGGTTCCGAACAGGGGCCGCGCATGGGCAGCTTTATCGCCCTTTACGGGCTCGATAATAGCCGCCGACTAATCGCAGAAGCGCTTGCGCAAGCTGCCTGA
- a CDS encoding RcnB family protein gives MRKAILASLLVATIVPTMAQAQSGELRHDRRQIREEQRDVNRAIRRGDSPREIREQRQDVREARREYRDDWREHRSRNPNIYRAGRWDGPRGYRYRPVNVGYRFDRAFYDQRYWVDPYRYHLRPVLGWQRWVRYGNDVLLVDVRSGRVLEVNNRFFF, from the coding sequence ATGCGTAAAGCAATATTGGCCAGCCTTCTGGTTGCCACGATCGTTCCGACAATGGCGCAAGCCCAAAGCGGAGAATTGCGGCATGACCGGCGCCAGATCCGTGAGGAACAGCGCGACGTGAATCGTGCGATCCGCCGCGGTGACTCACCGCGCGAAATCCGCGAGCAGCGTCAGGATGTGCGCGAGGCGCGCCGTGAATATCGCGACGATTGGCGCGAACATCGCAGCCGTAACCCGAACATCTATCGCGCCGGACGCTGGGACGGCCCGCGCGGCTATCGCTACCGCCCGGTCAACGTGGGCTACCGCTTCGACCGCGCCTTCTACGATCAGCGCTATTGGGTCGATCCGTATCGCTATCATCTGCGCCCCGTGCTCGGCTGGCAGCGCTGGGTTCGCTACGGGAACGACGTCCTGCTCGTCGACGTCCGCAGCGGCCGCGTGCTCGAGGTCAACAACCGCTTCTTCTTCTAA
- a CDS encoding RcnB family protein: protein MKSVKLALLAAAAVMVVMPAMAQDRDGRHGGRENRSFDSGERNNVRPTPPQAVAPRPQPQVSAPAAPQQQQRGTWGGGNRFSPEQRAQWQAGRGQRERNDARPVPPQANTGTPQQDVGRWSRGENRGDVGRWTGNDRRQRGDRDAGSGRVDTQRDEGRWDRDNRGGAGDWRRNDGNRGNNDRRWDNNNRGNNNDGRWDNNRRNDGRWDRDGRGNGRRPDLNWRNDHRYDWRGWRNTHRDIFRRGHYNAPYGYGYRSVYRGFFLEPFFYASNYWLSDPYEYRLPPVEWPYRWVRYYDDALLVDTTTGEVADVIQGFFY from the coding sequence ATGAAGAGCGTGAAGCTCGCCTTGCTCGCCGCCGCGGCCGTCATGGTCGTGATGCCGGCAATGGCGCAAGATCGGGACGGCCGCCATGGCGGGCGGGAGAACCGGTCGTTCGATAGCGGCGAGCGGAATAATGTCCGCCCGACGCCGCCCCAGGCGGTAGCACCGCGGCCGCAGCCACAGGTTTCGGCGCCGGCTGCGCCGCAACAGCAGCAGCGCGGCACTTGGGGCGGCGGCAATCGCTTCTCCCCCGAGCAGCGCGCCCAGTGGCAAGCCGGCCGCGGCCAGCGGGAGCGTAACGATGCGCGGCCGGTGCCGCCGCAGGCCAACACCGGCACACCGCAGCAGGATGTCGGTCGATGGAGCCGCGGCGAGAATCGCGGCGATGTCGGCAGGTGGACCGGCAATGACAGGCGGCAACGCGGCGATCGCGACGCCGGCAGCGGCCGGGTCGATACGCAGCGTGACGAAGGCCGCTGGGATCGCGACAACCGCGGCGGTGCCGGCGACTGGCGCCGCAACGACGGTAACCGCGGCAACAACGACCGCCGTTGGGACAACAATAATCGCGGCAACAACAATGACGGTCGCTGGGACAATAACCGGCGCAATGACGGTCGCTGGGATCGCGACGGTCGCGGCAATGGCCGCCGGCCGGACCTCAACTGGCGCAACGACCACCGTTATGATTGGCGCGGCTGGCGCAACACGCATCGCGATATCTTTCGTCGCGGGCATTACAACGCTCCCTATGGCTACGGGTATCGCTCGGTTTACCGGGGGTTTTTCCTTGAGCCATTTTTCTATGCGTCAAACTATTGGCTAAGCGATCCATATGAATATCGCCTGCCGCCGGTCGAATGGCCTTATCGCTGGGTTCGTTATTACGACGACGCTCTGCTGGTGGATACAACTACCGGGGAAGTTGCCGACGTAATCCAGGGCTTTTTCTATTAG
- a CDS encoding (2Fe-2S)-binding protein — protein sequence MTRFTVNGAPVHYKMDPETPLLWALRDASNLTGTKYGCGAGQCGACTVHVDGIARRSCQVAIGAIEGSFVTTIEGLTSDRSHPVQQAWVAESVPQCGYCQSGMIMAAAALLARNPNPSDAQMDEAITNLCRCGTYPRIRRAIRRAAEAGHGGRAIAAAPPPDIDPADAAAAVPALTPVHK from the coding sequence ATGACCCGCTTCACCGTCAACGGCGCACCCGTCCATTACAAGATGGACCCCGAGACGCCCTTATTATGGGCCTTGCGCGACGCCTCGAACCTTACCGGCACCAAATATGGCTGCGGTGCGGGGCAATGTGGCGCGTGCACGGTCCATGTCGACGGCATCGCGCGGCGGTCATGCCAGGTGGCGATCGGCGCGATCGAAGGCAGCTTCGTCACCACGATCGAGGGGTTGACCAGCGACCGCAGTCACCCGGTGCAGCAGGCCTGGGTGGCGGAGAGCGTGCCGCAATGCGGCTATTGCCAGTCGGGGATGATCATGGCGGCTGCCGCGCTGCTGGCGCGCAATCCCAATCCCAGCGACGCGCAGATGGACGAGGCCATCACTAACCTCTGCCGGTGCGGCACCTATCCGCGGATCCGCCGCGCCATCCGCCGGGCAGCCGAGGCGGGCCATGGCGGCCGCGCCATCGCCGCCGCGCCGCCGCCGGACATCGATCCTGCCGACGCCGCCGCCGCCGTTCCGGCGCTCACGCCTGTCCATAAATAG
- a CDS encoding DODA-type extradiol aromatic ring-opening family dioxygenase: protein MRQPSLFIPHGGGPCFFLNPDGSCPPEWQPMRDYLAAILPSLPGRPRAILIVSGHWEEADFTVHTGEQPDLLFDYRGFPEHTYRLRWDAPGAPALAARVKALLEGAGFATSENATRGWDHGVFVPMKVVVPNACIPTMQLSLRADLEPAAHIRAGQALESLRDEGVLIVGSGMSFHNMRMLGRDVAPQADLFDAGLSAAVTDPDPVQRRTRIADWTALPQARFAHPREEHLLPLMVALGAGGDDPAVNDHRDHVIGWTVSAFRFG from the coding sequence ATGCGCCAACCCAGCCTGTTCATCCCGCATGGCGGAGGACCGTGCTTCTTCCTAAACCCCGACGGCAGCTGCCCGCCGGAATGGCAGCCGATGCGGGATTATCTCGCCGCGATCCTGCCGTCCCTGCCGGGAAGACCGCGGGCGATCCTGATCGTTTCGGGCCATTGGGAGGAAGCCGACTTCACCGTTCATACCGGCGAACAGCCCGATCTGCTGTTCGACTATCGCGGCTTTCCCGAACATACGTATCGCCTGCGTTGGGATGCGCCTGGCGCGCCCGCTCTAGCAGCACGGGTAAAGGCCCTACTCGAGGGCGCGGGCTTCGCGACAAGCGAGAATGCGACGCGCGGCTGGGATCATGGCGTGTTCGTGCCGATGAAGGTGGTCGTGCCGAATGCCTGCATCCCGACGATGCAGCTCTCGCTGCGCGCCGATCTTGAGCCTGCCGCGCACATCCGTGCCGGCCAGGCCCTCGAATCGCTACGCGACGAAGGCGTACTGATCGTCGGATCCGGCATGAGTTTCCACAACATGCGCATGCTCGGACGCGACGTGGCGCCGCAGGCGGACCTGTTCGACGCTGGCCTCAGCGCGGCAGTCACCGATCCGGACCCCGTGCAGCGACGTACGCGTATCGCCGATTGGACGGCGTTGCCGCAGGCGCGCTTCGCCCACCCGCGCGAGGAGCATCTGCTGCCGTTGATGGTCGCACTCGGCGCAGGCGGAGACGATCCGGCCGTGAACGATCATCGCGACCATGTTATCGGCTGGACGGTTTCCGCCTTCCGCTTCGGCTGA
- the rpsU gene encoding 30S ribosomal protein S21, producing the protein MQIIVRDNNVDQALRALKKKLQREGVYREMKLRRHYEKPSEKRARERAAAIRRARKLERKRTERDQAR; encoded by the coding sequence ATGCAGATCATCGTTCGCGATAACAATGTCGATCAGGCACTGCGCGCGCTCAAGAAGAAGCTGCAGCGCGAGGGCGTATATCGCGAAATGAAGCTGCGCCGTCATTACGAGAAGCCGTCGGAAAAGCGTGCGCGCGAGCGTGCCGCCGCCATCCGCCGCGCCCGCAAGCTGGAGCGTAAGCGCACCGAGCGCGACCAGGCCCGTTAA
- a CDS encoding FKBP-type peptidyl-prolyl cis-trans isomerase, producing MSDITAVPLRPVGKSGVTALWAGVALLLAAGIGGGVYASTAARRAAVASPAMAKLSAPDFLAANGKRRGVRTTASGVEYLVIKPGSGPTPTAADIALIDYRGTLTDGTVFDLTKPGEPAQLPVGQVVPGFAEAMMLMRKGSQYRVWLPPQLAYGDRQAGTIPPGSVLVFDITMHDFAPMPSGMPGQQPGM from the coding sequence ATGTCCGATATAACTGCGGTTCCGCTGCGCCCCGTTGGCAAGAGCGGCGTTACCGCGCTTTGGGCGGGTGTCGCTCTTCTGCTTGCAGCCGGCATCGGCGGTGGCGTCTATGCCAGCACGGCTGCCCGCCGCGCCGCAGTGGCCTCACCGGCTATGGCCAAGTTGTCGGCGCCGGACTTTCTGGCCGCCAACGGCAAGCGCCGCGGCGTCAGGACGACGGCATCGGGCGTCGAATATCTGGTGATCAAGCCTGGCTCGGGGCCGACTCCGACGGCGGCCGATATCGCGTTGATCGACTATCGCGGCACGCTGACCGACGGCACGGTGTTCGACCTGACCAAGCCCGGCGAGCCGGCGCAGCTTCCCGTCGGCCAGGTCGTGCCCGGCTTCGCCGAGGCGATGATGCTGATGCGCAAGGGCTCGCAATATCGCGTCTGGCTGCCGCCGCAGCTCGCTTATGGCGATCGCCAGGCCGGCACAATTCCGCCCGGTTCGGTGCTGGTGTTCGACATCACCATGCATGATTTCGCGCCGATGCCTTCCGGCATGCCGGGACAGCAGCCGGGAATGTAA
- a CDS encoding AI-2E family transporter: MPRRPREEPGPSDFTAPSTTREFHDAVIWIGLAVAVALIWLLAQPLLLIIGGVVFAALLDGGVRLLGKVTSLGRGLRLAIVAVLVACFLVGFAILMGSQLAGQFEALRAVVMDQANRVVSYGHSLGLVPPKQGAAQIGRQLVGSFGEVTAALGTALGALSSLLAIIVLGLFIAMEPRLYERGVAWMLPMKKRRDFYHTSEKMGRTLRRLMAGRLVGMAVEGVFVGTALSLIGVPMAPLLGVLTGLLAFLPNIGGIVSGALIVLVGFSAGTHIGIGAICVYIAVQTFDGYVVVPMVARRAVDLPPALVLGCQLLFGALFGILGLALADPIVAMVKVLLEEKSELAAEDAAAP, encoded by the coding sequence GTGCCCCGCCGCCCACGCGAAGAGCCGGGCCCGTCAGATTTTACGGCGCCTAGCACCACCCGCGAATTCCACGATGCGGTCATCTGGATCGGGTTGGCGGTTGCGGTCGCGCTGATCTGGCTGCTCGCCCAACCCTTGCTGTTGATCATCGGCGGCGTGGTGTTCGCCGCGCTGCTCGATGGCGGCGTGCGCCTGCTGGGCAAGGTCACTTCGCTCGGCCGCGGGCTGCGGCTGGCGATCGTCGCCGTGCTGGTTGCCTGCTTCCTGGTCGGCTTCGCCATCCTGATGGGTAGCCAGCTCGCCGGCCAGTTCGAGGCGCTGCGTGCGGTGGTGATGGACCAGGCCAATCGCGTGGTTTCTTATGGTCATAGCCTTGGGCTGGTCCCGCCCAAGCAGGGGGCTGCCCAGATTGGCCGGCAGCTGGTCGGCTCGTTTGGCGAGGTGACAGCCGCGCTCGGCACCGCGCTTGGTGCGCTATCCAGCCTGCTTGCGATCATCGTGCTCGGCCTGTTCATCGCGATGGAGCCGCGCCTCTACGAGCGCGGCGTGGCCTGGATGCTGCCGATGAAGAAGCGCCGGGATTTCTATCACACCTCCGAAAAGATGGGCCGGACTTTGCGCCGGCTAATGGCAGGCCGTCTGGTCGGAATGGCCGTCGAAGGCGTGTTCGTCGGTACGGCCCTCTCTCTAATCGGCGTGCCGATGGCGCCTTTGCTCGGCGTCCTTACCGGACTGCTCGCTTTCCTGCCGAACATCGGCGGGATCGTCTCGGGTGCTCTGATCGTGCTGGTAGGCTTCTCGGCGGGCACCCATATCGGGATCGGCGCGATCTGCGTCTATATCGCCGTGCAGACATTCGACGGCTATGTCGTCGTCCCGATGGTCGCACGGCGTGCGGTCGATCTGCCGCCCGCATTGGTGCTCGGCTGCCAGCTTCTGTTCGGCGCATTGTTCGGCATCCTCGGCCTGGCCCTGGCCGATCCAATCGTCGCGATGGTGAAAGTGCTGCTCGAGGAAAAGAGCGAGCTCGCTGCCGAGGACGCCGCGGCGCCCTGA